GGAATTAGTAAATTTTTACCGAAAACTGATTTCAAAATATCCGATTATCGGGCTTGAAGACCCTTTTGGCGAAGAGGACTTTGAAGGATGGAAAGAATTAAGCGAAAAGTGTAAAGCTAAAAGCGAAAAGCTATTGATTATCGGAGATGATTTGCTGGTTACTAATCCAGAAAGAATGAGAATGGCAAAAAAAGAAAATCTTTGCAATGGCACAGTTATTAAAATAAATCAGATTGGAACGGTGACTGAAGCGATAGAAGCAGCAAAATTGGCCCAAAGTTATGGTTGGAAAATTATGGTTTCCCATCGCTCTGGCGAGACATTAGATGATTTCATTGCTGATTTTGCTGTTGGTGTTGGCGCTGATTTTATCAAATCCGGCGCGCCTTTTCCAAAAGAAAGAATGGCGAAATATAATAGATTATTGGAAATAGAAAAGGAATTAAATCGCTCGGCATGAAGTTTTAATATGGCAAAGTTAATTTTGTTAAGACATCTTCAATCGCAGTGGAATAAAGAAAATCGTTTTACCGGCTGGACAGACATTCCCTTGAGCAAAGAGGGAATTGAAAGCGCCAAAAAAGTTGCCCAGAAACTTAAAAATTTTAAAATTGATAAAATTTATACCTCGCCCTTAATCAGAAACAAAGAAACGGTTTTCCTAATTTTAAAGGAACTTAATAAAAAAGACCTGCCCCTTGTCATTAATAAAGCATTAGATGAAAGAAATTACGGAAAACTGCAGGGTTTGAACAAAGAGGAAGTTAAAAAAAAATACGGACCAAAACAGGTTCATTTATGGCGAAGAAGCTGGAATCAGGCGCCGCCCAACGGCGAGAGCTTAAAAGATGTCTATAATAGAGCAATTCCTTTTTATAAAAAAAACATTGAGAAAGATTTAAAAGAAGGGAAAAACGTTTTGGTTGTTGCCAGCCACAATAGCTTAAGGGCAATAATAAAATATATTGAAAAAATATCCGATAAAGACATTGCTGATGTTGAAATTGCTTTTGCCGGCTCAAAAGAGTATGAGTTTAAGAACGTTAAATAACAGAAAATCTCTCTCTATCACCTTGCCAGCCCTATCAGTGGATTTGACAAAAATTAAAATTTTTGATAAAGTTTTAATAAATAAGCAAAATTAAAAAATATGACCAAAATTAAAAACAAAAATTTAATAATTATTATTGCCGCCGGCCTTTTGATTGTCGGACTTGCCATTTATATTAATCAACAGGAGGAAAAGCCCCTTGATGAAAGACCCCTTGATGAAAGACCCCTTGATGAAAGACCCCTTGATGAAAAATCTCTTGAAAATCTTGCCAAATGCCTGACAGAAAAAGATGTAAGGTTTTACGGAACTTATTGGTGCGGATTCTGTGTCCGCCAGAAAGAAATTTTTGGGAAAGCGGCAAAGTATTTGCCCTATATTGAATGTGCCCCTGATCGGGCTACTAAGGAGGAGTTAGCCAAGTGTCAGGAGGCAAACATTACATCAATTCCCGACTGGCGCTTTCCAGACAAAAGACAAGAGTTGGGCTTTCAGCCCTTAGAACAATTAGCCCAACTGTCGGGCTGTCCTTTTTAGTCAAAAATTAAAGCAATTATAAAAAATTATGCCTGGTATGGTCAAAATTTATTCCACTCCAAGTTGCTATTATTGCCTTACCCTGAAAGAATTTTTAAAAGAAAATAATATTGAGTTTGAAGAAATTGATGTCTCAAAAGAAAAAAAAGCCCAAGAAGAAATGATTGAGAAATCGGGTCAAATGGGAGTGCCGGTGGTTGAGATTGAAGGAGAAATTGTGGTAGGATTTGATAGAGAGAAAATTTGTCAATTGTTAAATATAAAAAAGTAATGTTCGGAAAAGTAATTTTTAGGACACGCTCTGCGTCCCAGCGAGACGCAAGCTCATTTCCTGGCGAGTTGCCCCACCCATAATTTATGAGCGGGGACCATGCCAACTCGCTACGGATGGTCCATAAAAATTCCCTTCCCTCTCTTTAACTAAGATGATAAAAATCGCAATAAATGGCTTTGGAAGGATAGGCCGACCAGTTTTTAGAAGGATTCTTGACAATCACCCAGGTTTAGAGGTGGTGGCGATTAATGATTTAACCGACCCCAAAACCCTGGCCCATCTTTTAAAATACGATTCTCTTTACGGCAAATATGAAAAAGATGTAAAATTTACTGAGGACTCTTTAATTGTTGCTGGTAAAGAAGTGAAGATATTTGCCAAAACCGACCCCCTCCAGCTTCCCTGGAAAGAATTAAAAGTCAATATTGTTTTGGAATGTACCGGACACTTTGCCGATTATCAAGGGGCAAAAAAACACATTACAGCCGGAGCCAAAAAAGTAATAATTTCCGCTTCGGGTAAAGATACCCCTTCTTTTGTTTTAGGCGTGAACGAAGAAAAATTTGATTCCAAAAAAGACGAAATTGTGGATATGGGCTCTTGCACCACCAACTGTTTGGCGCCAATAGCCAAGGTCTTAAATGACAATTTTAGAATAATTTCCGGCTTTATGACCACAATTCACAGTTACACCAATGACCAAAGAATTTTGGATTTGCCCCACCAGGATTTAAGAAGAGCCCGGGCAGCTGCTCTAAATATTATTCCAACAACAACCGGAGCGGCCAAAGGTATTAATAAAGTTATTCCGGAATTGGAAGGAAAATTAGATGGAATTGCCATAAGAGTGCCGACCCCGACTGTTTCGGTCCTGGACTTAATCTGCCTTTTAGAAAAAAAGGCAACCGCCCAAGAAATTAATCAGACATTCAAAAACAGGTCTCAGGAAGAAAAATTAAAAGGAATTTTGAAAGTGGAAGAAACCCCTTTGGTTTCTTCTGATTATATCGGCAATTCTTTTTCAGCCATTGTTGACGCTCCCTTAACAATGGCAAGAGGTAATTTGGTCAAGATTATTGCCTGGTATGACAACGAATGGGCATATGCCTGCCGCTTGGCTGAATTTGCGGAATTTTTGGGGGAAAAGTTAGATTAGTTTTAAAGTAAACCCCGTTAGAAATTTCAAAAGCTAAACTATTCTAGAAAAAATATACGTATAAATTTCTAACGGGGTTAAAAAGACCATTATGTTAGCAATAAAGGATATTAAAAAAATATTAAAAAAGAATAAGAAATTATTAGAGGAAAAATATAATTTTTGGTTCTTATATTCGAAAAGAAGCTAATAAAAAAAGCGATATCGATGTTTTGGTGGAATTTTCTGAAACGCCAGGTTTTTTTGAATTTATTGAATTGGAAAATTTTTTAAGAAAATTATTAAAAATCAAAGTAGATTTGGTGACCAAAGAAGCTTTAAAATCTTTAATTAAGAAAGAAATCTTAAGAGAAACAATTTATATTTAAAATGGCAAAAAGAAGTCCAAAACTTTATCTTAGGGATATTTATTCACGAATATTTCGGAGTGAATTTGAAAATAGTTTGGAAATGTATAAAAGAAGAACTTCCAGAATTAAAAATAAAAATTGAAGAGATTTTAAAAAATATTTAAATCAAAGCTGTCGCCTGGTATGACAACGAATGGGCCTATGCCTGTCGGTTGGCAGAATTTGCCGAGTTTGTGGGAGGAAAATTAAAAAATTTATGAAATTATCAACCATTAATAAAAATTTAATCAAGCCTCAAAAAGAACTCATTTATGAGAGAAATTTAAAAAAGATTTTAGGCTGGGAAGAGCCAGAAATCAAGATTTTAAAAAAAGCAGCTGGAATCTTGAAAGGAAGAAAACTAAATGCTGTAAAACTACAAAGAGGAATCCGAAAAGAATGGGAAAATCGCTTAAGAAAAATTGAGAGACTAAAATAAAATGTATCTTTTGGATACCAATATTTTAATTGGGTTTCTTCAAGGAGATAAGAAAATTGTAAATTGGGTGATAAAACAAAGGAGGGAACAAACCCTTTGTGCTTCAGCAATTAGTAAGTTAGAGATATTAAGTTTAAAATTTTTAAGCGAAAAGCAGATAAAAGAAATTAAATCATTTTTGGAAACCTTTCATGAACGATGATACCATTGAAATGGGAGCACTTTTGAGAAGAAAAACAGGA
This region of Candidatus Nealsonbacteria bacterium genomic DNA includes:
- a CDS encoding 2,3-diphosphoglycerate-dependent phosphoglycerate mutase gives rise to the protein MAKLILLRHLQSQWNKENRFTGWTDIPLSKEGIESAKKVAQKLKNFKIDKIYTSPLIRNKETVFLILKELNKKDLPLVINKALDERNYGKLQGLNKEEVKKKYGPKQVHLWRRSWNQAPPNGESLKDVYNRAIPFYKKNIEKDLKEGKNVLVVASHNSLRAIIKYIEKISDKDIADVEIAFAGSKEYEFKNVK
- a CDS encoding glutathione S-transferase N-terminal domain-containing protein, which codes for MPGMVKIYSTPSCYYCLTLKEFLKENNIEFEEIDVSKEKKAQEEMIEKSGQMGVPVVEIEGEIVVGFDREKICQLLNIKK
- the gap gene encoding type I glyceraldehyde-3-phosphate dehydrogenase, with translation MIKIAINGFGRIGRPVFRRILDNHPGLEVVAINDLTDPKTLAHLLKYDSLYGKYEKDVKFTEDSLIVAGKEVKIFAKTDPLQLPWKELKVNIVLECTGHFADYQGAKKHITAGAKKVIISASGKDTPSFVLGVNEEKFDSKKDEIVDMGSCTTNCLAPIAKVLNDNFRIISGFMTTIHSYTNDQRILDLPHQDLRRARAAALNIIPTTTGAAKGINKVIPELEGKLDGIAIRVPTPTVSVLDLICLLEKKATAQEINQTFKNRSQEEKLKGILKVEETPLVSSDYIGNSFSAIVDAPLTMARGNLVKIIAWYDNEWAYACRLAEFAEFLGEKLD
- a CDS encoding DUF86 domain-containing protein translates to MLGIFIHEYFGVNLKIVWKCIKEELPELKIKIEEILKNI